One segment of Dolichospermum sp. DET69 DNA contains the following:
- a CDS encoding VOC family protein codes for MNNKTIPTGYLCKVHHIAFNVADMQASRHFYGHILGLHELTGKEIPETLKELVAVGKVANFVTPDGTIIDLFGEPELLPPDPNPSKSFTRAYHLAFDINPQFFDQAVAVIKENNLVIAYGPLTRPTGRGVYFYDPDGFMIEIRCNPD; via the coding sequence ATGAATAACAAAACCATTCCTACTGGCTATTTATGCAAAGTCCATCATATCGCTTTCAATGTTGCTGATATGCAAGCCTCTCGCCATTTTTACGGTCATATTTTAGGCTTACACGAACTCACAGGGAAAGAAATACCAGAAACATTAAAAGAACTCGTTGCTGTGGGTAAAGTCGCTAATTTCGTCACTCCTGATGGCACAATTATAGACTTATTTGGAGAACCAGAATTATTACCACCAGATCCCAATCCTAGTAAGTCATTTACAAGAGCATATCATTTGGCATTTGATATTAATCCCCAATTCTTTGATCAAGCTGTAGCTGTTATCAAGGAAAATAATCTAGTCATTGCTTATGGACCGCTTACCCGTCCTACAGGTAGAGGAGTTTACTTTTATGACCCCGATGGATTTATGATAGAAATTCGTTGTAATCCTGATTAA
- a CDS encoding dTMP kinase — protein MNGKLIVFEGVEGCGKTTQIQLCSQWLESLNISVVLTREPGGTELGKDLRRLLLEKSPNKPVGEVTELLLYAADRAQHIEEELKPNLATGKYILCDRYTDSTIAYQGYGRGLNMSIINQLNQIATGGLESDLTIWLDVDVEVGLSRKRGQATLDRIEQETIAFHRRVQEGYTELAGSYPSRIMRVDGTSSQDIVQKSIQEILWKRLFLLAN, from the coding sequence ATGAATGGTAAATTAATTGTATTTGAAGGGGTGGAGGGTTGTGGTAAAACTACTCAGATACAACTGTGTTCTCAATGGTTAGAAAGTTTAAATATATCCGTGGTGCTGACTCGTGAACCGGGGGGAACAGAGTTAGGAAAGGATTTGCGGAGGTTATTGTTGGAAAAGTCACCAAACAAGCCAGTGGGGGAAGTGACGGAATTACTATTATATGCAGCAGATAGGGCGCAACATATTGAAGAGGAATTAAAACCGAATTTAGCCACAGGTAAATATATTCTATGCGATCGCTATACTGATTCTACTATCGCCTATCAGGGTTATGGCAGAGGTTTAAATATGAGTATAATTAATCAACTTAATCAGATTGCTACTGGGGGTTTGGAAAGTGATTTAACTATTTGGTTAGATGTGGATGTGGAGGTAGGGTTATCGCGCAAACGTGGACAAGCGACACTAGACCGAATTGAACAGGAAACAATAGCTTTTCATCGGCGAGTACAGGAGGGATATACGGAGTTAGCCGGATCTTATCCATCTCGGATTATGCGAGTAGATGGTACTAGCAGTCAAGATATTGTCCAAAAAAGTATCCAGGAAATTTTATGGAAACGCCTGTTTCTATTAGCTAATTAG
- a CDS encoding DNA polymerase III subunit delta' (catalyzes the DNA-template-directed extension of the 3'-end of a DNA strand; the delta' subunit seems to interact with the gamma subunit to transfer the beta subunit on the DNA), whose protein sequence is MFSPLVGQQQAVELLTQSVKQNRVAPAYMFVGADGVGRSLAARCFIELLFSSSVKPDQIPILQNRIRQRNHPALLWVEPTYQYQGQRLTPAEAAEKGVKRKAPPVIRLEQIREITQFLSRPPLEALRNVIVLEQAETMAESAANALLKTLEEPGRATLILIVPSPESVLPTLVSRCQKVPFYRLDTAAMNQVLTQTGNAEILQHPEVLNIAAGSPGNAILSYQQLQNIPSEFIAQVKKTPTSYRQALELAKKIDKELDSEAQLWLIDYLQQYYWQQIHEPKIIQQLEKTRKHLLCYAQPRLVWECTFLALFKISQISY, encoded by the coding sequence ATGTTTTCGCCATTAGTTGGACAACAGCAAGCAGTCGAATTATTAACGCAATCAGTTAAACAAAACCGAGTTGCACCAGCTTATATGTTTGTAGGTGCAGATGGTGTGGGCAGAAGTTTGGCAGCCAGGTGTTTTATTGAATTACTTTTTTCTAGTTCTGTAAAACCTGATCAAATTCCTATTTTACAAAATCGGATTCGCCAAAGAAATCATCCGGCTTTATTGTGGGTAGAACCAACTTATCAATATCAAGGACAAAGACTCACCCCAGCAGAAGCAGCAGAAAAGGGAGTTAAACGCAAAGCACCACCAGTAATTCGTTTAGAACAAATTCGAGAAATTACGCAATTTCTTTCCCGTCCACCGTTGGAAGCATTGAGAAATGTCATAGTTTTAGAACAAGCGGAAACAATGGCTGAATCTGCGGCCAATGCCTTGTTAAAAACCTTAGAAGAACCAGGAAGAGCAACGTTAATTTTAATTGTTCCTTCACCGGAATCTGTGTTACCAACTTTAGTATCTCGTTGTCAAAAAGTTCCTTTTTATCGGTTAGATACTGCCGCTATGAATCAGGTATTGACGCAAACAGGAAATGCCGAGATTTTGCAACATCCAGAAGTTCTAAATATCGCCGCAGGTAGTCCAGGAAATGCGATTTTATCTTATCAACAATTACAAAATATTCCCAGTGAGTTTATAGCACAGGTGAAGAAAACGCCAACATCTTACCGTCAGGCTTTAGAATTAGCCAAGAAAATTGATAAGGAATTAGATAGTGAAGCCCAATTATGGTTAATTGATTATTTGCAACAATACTATTGGCAACAAATACATGAACCAAAAATTATTCAACAATTGGAAAAAACTCGGAAACATTTACTTTGTTATGCCCAACCTCGCTTAGTTTGGGAATGTACATTTTTAGCTTTGTTTAAGATATCGCAAATATCGTATTAA
- a CDS encoding folate/biopterin family MFS transporter → MLNDLSSSSKIKDFLTQKILLGNEPSAELIVIITIYFVQGILTLSRLAVSFFLKDELLLSPVQMSAIIGIGTIPWMIKPLYGFISDSLPLFGYHRKPYIVLSGIIGCAAWVCLGTVVNNSSTATIMIILTFLSLAISDVIVDSIVVERARSESEAKIGSLQSLCWGSSAVGALCTAYFSGLLLEYFTTRTVFLITASFPLIVSSVAWFIAEQPIDKDAKKSNNIKNQLLQIRQAITQKVIWLPTLFIFIWQATPNADSAFFYFTTNELHFQPEFLGRVRLVTSFASLLGVWAFQRYFKTVPFRIIFSWGIFVSTALGMTTLLLVTHTNRLLGIDDHWFSLGDSLILTVIGKVVFMPVLVLSTRLCPPGIEATFFAVLMSVMNFGGTVSYWIGSLMMKWLGITEYQFDSLWLLIIITNCTSLIPILFIKWLPDAQVDIDNNVVS, encoded by the coding sequence ATGCTAAATGACCTCTCTAGTTCATCCAAAATTAAAGATTTCCTAACACAGAAAATTCTTTTAGGTAATGAGCCTAGTGCTGAATTAATAGTAATTATTACTATCTATTTTGTCCAAGGTATATTAACATTATCGCGTTTAGCCGTTAGCTTCTTTCTCAAAGATGAATTACTATTAAGTCCAGTACAAATGTCAGCAATTATCGGTATTGGCACAATACCTTGGATGATTAAGCCATTATATGGTTTTATCTCTGATAGTTTACCCTTATTTGGCTACCATAGAAAACCTTATATAGTTCTATCTGGAATTATCGGCTGTGCAGCTTGGGTATGTTTAGGAACAGTCGTTAATAATAGCTCAACAGCCACAATTATGATTATCCTTACTTTTCTATCTCTTGCTATTAGTGATGTGATAGTTGATTCTATTGTAGTTGAAAGAGCCAGAAGCGAATCAGAAGCTAAAATAGGTTCTTTACAATCTCTTTGCTGGGGTAGTTCAGCCGTTGGTGCATTGTGTACAGCTTATTTTAGCGGCTTACTTTTAGAATATTTTACCACTCGTACAGTATTTTTAATAACAGCATCATTTCCGCTAATTGTCTCATCTGTAGCTTGGTTCATTGCCGAACAACCTATTGATAAAGATGCTAAAAAAAGTAATAACATAAAAAATCAATTATTGCAAATCCGCCAAGCAATTACTCAAAAAGTAATTTGGTTACCAACATTATTTATATTTATTTGGCAAGCTACACCAAATGCTGATTCAGCATTTTTCTATTTTACAACCAATGAACTGCACTTTCAACCAGAATTTTTAGGGCGAGTTCGGTTAGTGACAAGTTTTGCTTCCTTGCTTGGAGTGTGGGCTTTTCAGCGTTATTTTAAAACAGTTCCTTTTAGAATTATATTTAGTTGGGGTATTTTTGTATCCACAGCTTTAGGAATGACAACCTTATTACTAGTAACTCACACCAACAGACTTTTAGGAATAGATGATCATTGGTTTAGTTTAGGTGATAGTTTGATTCTGACTGTGATTGGGAAAGTTGTATTTATGCCCGTACTGGTATTATCAACAAGGCTTTGTCCTCCCGGTATAGAAGCCACATTCTTTGCTGTATTGATGTCTGTCATGAATTTCGGAGGAACAGTTTCCTACTGGATAGGATCTTTGATGATGAAATGGTTAGGAATCACAGAATATCAATTTGATTCATTGTGGTTATTAATCATTATTACCAACTGTACCTCTCTGATCCCCATTCTATTCATTAAATGGCTACCAGATGCTCAAGTTGATATTGATAATAATGTAGTTAGTTGA
- a CDS encoding succinate dehydrogenase/fumarate reductase flavoprotein subunit gives MLEHDVIIVGGGLAGCRAGLEIARIDPSLKVAVVAKTHPIRSHSVAAQGGMAASLKNVDDQDSWEAHAFDTVKGSDYLADQDAVAILTQEAPEVVIDLEHLGVLFSRLPDGRIAQRAFGGHSHNRTCYAADKTGHAILHELVNNLRRYGVQIYEEWYVMRLILEDGQAKGVVMFHLLDGHIEVLRAKAVMFATGGYGRVYNRTSNDYASTGDGLAMTALAGLPLQDMEFVQFHPTGLYPVGVLISEAVRGEGAYLINSEGDRFMANYAPSRMELAPRDITSRAIALEVRAGRGVNKDGSAGGPCVYLDLRHMGKEKIMSRVPFCWEEAHRLVGVDAVTEPMPVCPTIHYCMGGIPVNTDGKVRNSNDGFVEGFFAAGETSCVSVHGANRLGSNSLLECVVYGKRTGAAIAHYVQNRQLPSIDETRYIKEAEQQIQTLIEQPGQYRINQIRQSFQDNMTEYCGVFRTQELMSQGLEKIAELQQKSSQIYLDDKGTSWNTELVEALELQSLMVVGQTILASALNRQESRGAHFREDFSGRDDNKFLKHTMAYYSLEGIDIQYRPVTITMFEPKERKY, from the coding sequence ATGCTAGAACATGATGTAATTATTGTTGGTGGTGGTTTGGCTGGATGTCGAGCGGGGCTGGAAATTGCCCGGATTGATCCTAGTTTAAAGGTAGCGGTGGTTGCCAAAACTCACCCCATTCGCTCCCATTCTGTGGCTGCTCAAGGTGGTATGGCGGCTTCTTTAAAAAATGTTGATGATCAGGATAGTTGGGAAGCACACGCTTTTGATACGGTTAAGGGTTCTGATTATTTAGCTGACCAAGATGCAGTAGCAATTTTGACTCAAGAAGCGCCGGAGGTGGTGATTGATTTAGAACATCTGGGGGTGTTATTTTCCCGTTTACCTGATGGTCGCATTGCTCAACGGGCTTTTGGTGGACATTCTCACAACCGCACTTGTTACGCTGCTGATAAAACTGGTCATGCAATTTTACATGAGTTGGTAAACAATCTCCGCCGTTATGGTGTGCAGATTTACGAAGAATGGTATGTAATGCGCCTGATTTTAGAAGATGGTCAGGCTAAGGGTGTGGTGATGTTTCATCTCTTGGATGGACATATTGAGGTGTTACGGGCAAAGGCTGTAATGTTCGCCACTGGGGGCTATGGTCGGGTTTATAACAGGACTTCCAATGATTATGCTTCCACTGGTGACGGTTTGGCGATGACGGCTTTGGCTGGTTTACCTTTGCAGGATATGGAATTTGTGCAGTTTCATCCGACGGGGTTGTATCCTGTAGGAGTGCTGATTTCTGAGGCTGTGCGCGGGGAAGGGGCTTATTTAATTAATTCCGAGGGCGATCGCTTTATGGCCAATTATGCCCCCAGTCGCATGGAATTAGCCCCTCGTGATATTACCTCAAGGGCGATCGCTCTGGAAGTTCGAGCTGGTCGAGGTGTAAATAAAGATGGTAGTGCGGGTGGTCCTTGTGTTTATCTGGATTTACGTCACATGGGTAAGGAAAAAATCATGAGTCGTGTGCCTTTCTGCTGGGAAGAAGCCCATCGTCTCGTCGGTGTGGATGCGGTGACTGAACCCATGCCCGTGTGTCCTACTATTCATTATTGTATGGGTGGTATTCCTGTGAATACTGATGGTAAAGTCCGCAATAGTAATGATGGTTTTGTGGAGGGCTTTTTTGCGGCTGGAGAAACTTCTTGTGTGTCTGTGCATGGGGCGAATCGTCTCGGTAGTAACTCGCTGTTGGAATGTGTTGTTTATGGCAAAAGAACTGGGGCGGCGATCGCTCATTATGTCCAAAATCGTCAATTACCATCAATAGATGAAACACGATATATCAAGGAAGCCGAGCAACAAATTCAAACTTTAATAGAACAACCAGGACAATATCGAATTAATCAAATTCGTCAATCTTTCCAAGATAATATGACTGAATATTGTGGCGTTTTCCGCACTCAAGAATTAATGAGTCAAGGATTGGAGAAAATTGCCGAATTACAACAAAAATCTTCACAAATATATTTAGATGACAAAGGAACTAGCTGGAATACAGAATTAGTTGAAGCTTTGGAATTACAAAGTTTAATGGTAGTAGGACAAACAATTTTAGCTTCAGCCCTGAATCGTCAAGAAAGTCGCGGCGCTCACTTTAGAGAAGATTTTTCTGGAAGGGATGATAACAAGTTCTTGAAACATACAATGGCTTATTATTCCCTAGAGGGAATTGATATTCAATATCGTCCGGTGACAATTACAATGTTTGAACCAAAGGAACGGAAGTATTAA
- a CDS encoding Glu/Leu/Phe/Val dehydrogenase: MVTTSLPLMETQSSAYICPYDQACSYLEWAAKELKLDQGIVEILSHPRKVVTVSIPIKMDNGEVRVFPGHRVQHSDILGPYKGGIRFHPAVTLREVSALAMLMTWKCALLGIPYGGGKGGIPIDPKQFSVGELERISRRYISELIKDIGPAVDIPAPDMGTSSREMAWMMDTYSVNVGHSVPGVVTGKPLSIGGSLGREMATGRGVMIIVREALADHGKSLVGVKVAIQGFGNVGGAAAELLHQEGAKIIAVSTGAGGVFAEDGLDIPAVKAYAAANHRSVVGFPQGTAISNADLLTLPCDVLIPAALENQITEENVHQIKARFVAEAANGPVTLEANQVLEAEGVTVLPDILANAGGVVVSYLEWVQGLSYLFWDEERVNREMEHLMVQAYRKVIHESQARGVNLRLAAYTLGVGRVAQALNDRGLYP, translated from the coding sequence ATGGTTACAACATCTCTCCCGCTTATGGAAACTCAATCTTCAGCCTATATTTGCCCGTATGATCAAGCCTGTAGCTATTTAGAATGGGCTGCCAAAGAATTAAAACTAGATCAAGGTATAGTAGAAATACTAAGTCATCCTCGGAAAGTTGTCACAGTTTCCATTCCTATCAAAATGGATAATGGGGAAGTGCGAGTTTTCCCAGGACATCGCGTCCAACATTCCGATATTTTAGGCCCCTATAAAGGTGGTATTCGCTTCCATCCAGCAGTGACACTGCGGGAGGTATCAGCCCTAGCCATGCTGATGACCTGGAAATGTGCATTGTTAGGTATTCCCTATGGTGGTGGCAAAGGGGGAATTCCCATAGACCCCAAACAATTCAGCGTAGGGGAATTAGAACGGATTAGCCGTCGTTATATTAGTGAATTAATTAAAGACATTGGGCCAGCAGTAGATATACCTGCTCCAGATATGGGGACTTCATCTCGGGAAATGGCGTGGATGATGGATACCTACTCTGTCAATGTTGGTCATTCTGTACCTGGTGTGGTAACAGGCAAACCTTTATCTATTGGTGGTTCTCTAGGACGAGAAATGGCGACTGGACGCGGTGTGATGATTATTGTCCGTGAAGCACTGGCAGATCACGGTAAATCCCTTGTAGGAGTTAAGGTAGCCATTCAAGGTTTCGGTAATGTGGGCGGGGCTGCGGCGGAATTACTACACCAAGAAGGAGCAAAAATTATTGCTGTTTCCACTGGTGCAGGTGGTGTATTTGCTGAAGATGGTCTTGATATTCCCGCTGTCAAAGCTTATGCTGCTGCAAACCACCGCAGTGTAGTAGGTTTCCCCCAAGGGACAGCCATTAGTAATGCAGATTTACTAACTTTACCTTGTGATGTCTTGATCCCCGCCGCTTTGGAAAACCAAATTACCGAAGAAAATGTCCATCAAATCAAAGCCCGATTTGTCGCGGAAGCTGCTAATGGTCCGGTGACATTAGAAGCTAACCAAGTGCTAGAAGCAGAGGGTGTGACTGTTTTACCAGATATTTTAGCCAATGCTGGGGGTGTGGTGGTCAGTTATTTAGAATGGGTACAAGGTCTTTCTTACCTGTTCTGGGATGAGGAACGAGTCAACCGGGAAATGGAACATTTGATGGTTCAGGCTTACCGCAAGGTGATTCATGAGTCACAAGCACGGGGAGTAAATCTGCGCTTGGCTGCTTATACTTTAGGTGTAGGTAGAGTTGCCCAAGCATTGAATGATCGGGGTTTGTATCCTTAG
- a CDS encoding carotenoid oxygenase family protein has translation MQILEKSYTLKDWQGGYESLTQEFDYWIDDIEGEIPLELAGTLFRNGPGLLDINKQRFHHPFDGDGMISRITFTNGRAHFRNRFVQTEGYLAEKKAGKILYRGVFGTQKPGGWLANIFDFKIKHIANTNVIYWGKKLLALWEAAEPYVLNPQTLETLGNEYFNGVLSKGEAFSAHPRIDPNGTLVNFAIKPGLSTTITIFELNTNGEIIKKQNHSIPGFCFIHDFVITENYCIFFQNPVNFNPIPFALGISSAGQCIKFQKDQPTKIIIIPRIAKSVNEKVQVLETEAGFIFHHVNAFEVENEIIIDSICYKSLTEVEPNTDYRETDFDANSPGQLWRFHLNLETNQVQNQLIDHRACEFPTIHPNNVGKSYRYLYVAAADHATGNAPLQTILKVDLESQNRQLWSAAPQGFIGEPIFVPRANSQQEDNGWVIALVYDAEYHRSDVVILDAENIEKGAIAKLHLKHHIPYGLHGSFTPETFN, from the coding sequence ATGCAAATATTAGAAAAGTCTTATACCCTTAAAGATTGGCAAGGGGGATATGAATCCCTTACTCAAGAATTTGATTATTGGATTGATGATATAGAAGGAGAAATTCCCCTAGAATTAGCAGGAACATTATTTAGAAATGGTCCCGGTTTATTAGATATAAATAAGCAAAGATTTCATCATCCTTTTGATGGTGACGGGATGATTAGCCGGATTACATTTACCAATGGCCGCGCCCATTTTCGTAACCGGTTTGTACAGACGGAAGGTTATTTAGCAGAAAAGAAAGCAGGTAAAATCCTTTATCGTGGTGTTTTTGGAACTCAAAAACCAGGTGGTTGGTTAGCTAATATTTTTGATTTCAAAATTAAACATATTGCTAATACAAATGTTATTTATTGGGGTAAAAAACTCCTAGCATTATGGGAAGCAGCAGAACCTTATGTACTTAATCCCCAGACTTTAGAAACATTAGGAAATGAATATTTCAATGGTGTTTTATCTAAAGGAGAAGCCTTTAGCGCTCATCCTCGAATTGATCCCAATGGCACATTAGTTAACTTTGCTATTAAACCAGGACTATCAACGACAATTACCATATTTGAATTGAACACAAATGGGGAAATTATTAAAAAACAAAATCATAGCATTCCTGGTTTTTGCTTCATTCATGATTTTGTGATTACAGAAAATTACTGTATCTTCTTTCAAAATCCTGTTAATTTTAATCCCATACCTTTTGCCTTAGGAATATCCAGCGCAGGTCAATGTATTAAATTTCAAAAAGATCAACCTACAAAAATCATCATTATTCCTCGCATAGCAAAAAGCGTAAATGAAAAAGTTCAAGTTTTAGAAACCGAAGCAGGTTTTATTTTTCATCATGTTAATGCTTTTGAGGTTGAAAATGAAATCATCATTGATTCAATTTGCTATAAATCATTAACAGAAGTTGAGCCAAATACCGATTATCGAGAAACTGACTTTGATGCTAATTCTCCCGGACAACTTTGGCGGTTTCATCTTAATTTAGAAACAAATCAAGTCCAAAATCAGTTAATAGATCATCGAGCTTGTGAATTTCCGACTATTCACCCGAATAATGTCGGTAAATCATATCGTTATCTATACGTTGCTGCGGCTGATCACGCAACGGGTAATGCACCCTTACAAACAATTCTCAAAGTTGATTTAGAATCACAAAACAGACAACTATGGAGTGCAGCACCACAAGGTTTTATCGGTGAACCAATTTTTGTTCCTCGCGCAAATTCTCAACAAGAAGATAATGGCTGGGTAATAGCTTTAGTTTATGATGCAGAATATCATCGTTCAGATGTCGTAATTTTAGATGCTGAAAATATTGAAAAAGGTGCAATTGCAAAACTACATCTTAAACATCATATTCCTTATGGTTTACATGGGAGCTTTACACCAGAAACATTCAATTAA
- a CDS encoding ATP-binding protein, which yields MKVSHDCIKKVNIALTRNGYPNQRALAHDTGLSLATISNFLTGKPVSYATFEELCRRLNLDWQEITTSAEVIFTPPPAYAQIRKKKPNLNQFPDWGTAIDISAFYGYSQELTQLQSWILQDGCRLLGLFGIGGVGKTTLATQLAKQIQNQFNYVFWRSVPTVPCFDSMMTDLLSLFSHHKENKLNINQIIYYLRTHRCLIILDHVDIDHLKYMQFIKIIAETYHQSCVIFTSREQHQEFTFLEYWLSSVRCLKLSNSSEIALSLIESQPLRGTDQEKHDLCNFCNNNPLKVKQIIVSIIHLYNGDIGKFLAENTS from the coding sequence TTGAAAGTAAGTCATGACTGTATTAAAAAAGTTAATATAGCACTCACACGCAATGGCTACCCCAACCAAAGAGCCTTAGCTCATGATACCGGATTATCTTTAGCTACAATTAGCAACTTCCTGACTGGTAAACCTGTTAGTTATGCAACCTTTGAAGAACTATGTCGGCGATTAAATCTAGATTGGCAAGAAATTACTACCAGTGCTGAAGTAATATTTACCCCCCCCCCCGCATACGCACAAATACGCAAAAAAAAACCAAATTTAAATCAATTCCCAGACTGGGGAACTGCAATTGATATTTCAGCATTTTACGGATATAGCCAAGAACTGACACAATTGCAGTCATGGATTTTACAAGATGGTTGTCGCTTACTAGGATTATTCGGTATAGGTGGAGTTGGGAAAACAACCTTAGCTACTCAACTAGCAAAACAAATTCAGAATCAATTTAATTACGTTTTTTGGCGTTCAGTACCGACAGTTCCATGTTTTGATAGTATGATGACTGACTTGTTATCTTTATTCTCCCATCACAAAGAAAACAAACTCAATATCAATCAAATTATCTATTATTTGCGTACCCATCGTTGTCTGATTATTTTGGATCATGTAGATATTGATCATCTAAAATATATGCAATTCATCAAAATAATTGCTGAAACCTATCATCAAAGTTGTGTGATTTTCACCAGTCGAGAACAACATCAAGAATTCACTTTTTTAGAATATTGGCTATCATCAGTACGTTGTTTAAAGTTGTCTAATTCCTCAGAAATAGCCTTGTCTCTGATAGAATCACAACCACTAAGGGGAACTGATCAAGAAAAACATGATTTATGTAATTTCTGTAATAATAATCCTTTGAAAGTTAAACAAATAATTGTTTCTATAATTCATTTATATAATGGGGATATTGGTAAGTTTTTAGCAGAAAATACATCATAG
- the purD gene encoding phosphoribosylamine--glycine ligase, which produces MKVLVIGNGGREHALAWKLLQSDKIEQVVCVPGNGGTATMPGCENLPLAVDDFAGISEYAVKNDIPLVIVGPEVPLAQGITDYLQNQGLMVFGPNKEGAQIEASKAWAKTLMAEAGVPTAKAAVFTESTPAKAYIKSEGVPIVIKADGLAAGKGVTVAETIAQAEAAIEAIFQGQFGSAGSSVVIEECLVGQEVSVLALTDGLTIRPLLPAQDHKRVGEGDTGDNTGGMGAYAPAPIATPELMARVQTEVLERTITALRARGIDYRGILYAGLMISPDGDFRVLEFNCRFGDPETQVILPMLETPLEDLILACIEQRLGDMPPIAWKQGAAATVVAAAGGYPGEYSKGEVITGFAAAETTGATVFHAGTKLNAAQEIVTNGGRVLNVTGLGENFQQAIAQAYAGIENIQFAQMYYRRDIGHRVHNS; this is translated from the coding sequence GTGAAAGTTTTAGTTATCGGGAATGGGGGACGAGAACACGCTCTAGCGTGGAAATTGCTGCAATCTGATAAAATCGAGCAAGTGGTCTGTGTGCCAGGTAATGGTGGTACTGCAACTATGCCCGGTTGTGAAAACTTGCCCTTAGCAGTGGATGATTTTGCTGGTATTAGCGAATATGCGGTAAAGAATGATATTCCTCTAGTAATTGTTGGTCCAGAAGTACCTTTAGCTCAGGGAATTACTGATTATCTGCAAAATCAAGGCTTAATGGTATTTGGTCCAAATAAGGAAGGGGCGCAAATAGAAGCAAGTAAAGCCTGGGCTAAAACCTTAATGGCAGAAGCGGGAGTTCCCACAGCCAAAGCTGCGGTATTTACAGAATCAACACCAGCAAAAGCCTACATCAAATCCGAGGGCGTGCCAATTGTGATAAAGGCTGATGGTTTAGCTGCTGGTAAAGGTGTTACAGTTGCCGAAACCATTGCCCAAGCTGAAGCAGCAATTGAGGCAATTTTTCAAGGACAATTTGGATCTGCTGGTAGTTCCGTTGTCATTGAAGAATGTTTAGTGGGACAAGAAGTATCTGTTTTAGCTTTAACTGATGGTTTAACCATTCGTCCATTGTTACCCGCTCAAGATCATAAACGGGTTGGCGAAGGTGATACCGGAGACAATACAGGAGGTATGGGTGCTTATGCTCCTGCCCCTATTGCCACACCGGAATTAATGGCACGGGTACAAACAGAAGTATTAGAAAGAACTATCACAGCTTTACGTGCTAGGGGGATTGACTATCGAGGTATTTTGTATGCTGGGTTAATGATTTCACCTGATGGTGATTTTCGCGTTTTAGAATTCAACTGTCGCTTTGGTGATCCAGAAACACAGGTGATTTTACCAATGCTAGAAACACCGTTGGAAGATTTGATCTTAGCTTGCATAGAACAGCGGTTAGGCGATATGCCCCCTATTGCTTGGAAACAAGGGGCTGCGGCGACGGTGGTAGCTGCTGCTGGTGGTTATCCGGGAGAGTATAGCAAGGGTGAGGTAATTACTGGTTTTGCCGCAGCAGAGACAACTGGGGCGACTGTGTTTCATGCAGGGACAAAGTTAAATGCAGCCCAAGAAATTGTGACCAATGGCGGTAGGGTGTTAAATGTGACAGGCTTAGGTGAGAATTTTCAGCAAGCGATCGCTCAAGCTTATGCAGGTATAGAAAATATTCAATTTGCTCAAATGTATTACCGCAGAGATATTGGACACAGGGTTCATAATTCCTAG